One Microtus pennsylvanicus isolate mMicPen1 chromosome 3, mMicPen1.hap1, whole genome shotgun sequence DNA window includes the following coding sequences:
- the Nbeal2 gene encoding neurobeachin-like protein 2 isoform X4, with protein MEPALGPGVQKDLGYLQQWLKAFVGAFEKSISLSSLEPRRPEETGAEVPLLPLDALHSLAEQLDQDDLEQALLLLKLFIILCRNLENVEAGWGQVLVPRVLALLTGLMAELKGPPSSKEGHETQLENVALHALLLCEELFDPYQTWRRQHSGEVISSKEKNKYKFPPTALPCEFGAFFQESLQDADRLPPTLLLRLIHLFGAVLAGGKENGQVAVSAGSVQGLLGVVRSWGRDPAQVPLALKALVGAVHVLHASRAPPRGPELRALLEGYFHILNADWPASPSSGPEEAHVTLRVSMLDAIPMMLACEDRPVLQATFLSNNCFEHLIRLIQNSKVLDQDTDAIAVHVVRVLTCIMSGSPSAKEVFKERIGYQHLQEVLQSHGPPTQRLLQELLNMAVEGDHSMHPPPPICNEQPVLVLMQWLPALPTAELRLFLAQRLWWLCDSCPASRVTCVQAGLVGYLLETLGTGIALGVRCQEQLLALLQALGRVSLRPLELRRLLRPPPGLDSESEGTESQKARHAGAIIRALSGMARHRGPARALRYFDLTPSMAGIMVPPVQRWPGPGFTFHAWLCLHSTETASTSAPSRPLQRKQLYSFFTSNGSGFEAFFTAAGTLVVAVCTRKEYITMSLPEVSFADSAWHCVAIVHVPGRRLFSQNLVSVYKDGHLVKTAPLHFPSLSEPFSSCCIGSAGHRTTTTTTGLPTALSHTHPSLTRSQSVPASTDLGWGPGLGAPLQEGSVSSTLAGTQDTRWGSPTSLEGELGTVAIFHEALQASALQVLHVLGPNEPAPFKPEGELHELGAKLLLHYSPQACKSNICLDLSPGHGLDGRLTGHRVETWDVKDVVNCVGGMGALLPLLERVAVQPQEAEAGPGETHDLVGPELTSGLNTQGLLLPLGKSSEERMERNAVAAFLLMLRNFLQGHTVNQESLVQCQGPAIIGALLRKVPSWAMDMNVLMSAQLLMEQVAAESSGPLLYLLYQHLLFNFHLWTLSDFAVRLGHIQYMSSIVREHRQKLRKKYGVQFILDALRTHYSPQRERPLAADDLRTVQTSLLGLAREFLVRSFSVDDMQVVLSFLTATSDDSQVVGTLDLLLALLYGSPAQEPLAIFLLEPGNLEVLFTLLVRPRSPPLLTDRVFKILRRLQQNERLPERNRQRLRLRNCGLQGLVASLTEGTISPQLCQGLYKLFIGAAPQVASPDCLNLSDLLAVVQLSLQADLSVRLDICRQLFHLIYGQPEVVRLLARQAGWQDMLTRLYVLEAATASSPPRSLPELPTSLEPALSPSPTELPAESSDVFLPSEPACPDPDAFYHALSPFSTPFDLGLERASVGSGNTAGGGSSSGTITPASQPGTPSPLDGPRPFPTAQGRHSSSLSNVLEDGSLLEPTVSGDDTSNTSNPQQTPEEELCNLLTNVLFSVTWRGVEGSDEAAWRERGQVFSVLTQLGASSTLVRPPDCIKRSLLEMMLESALTDIKEAPPGGLANLTLQALWLLRLLQDFLCAEGHGNQELWSEKLFEGVCNLLDRLGAWPHLANSMAELREMAQIGLRLVLGYILLEDPQLHAQAYVKLHTLLQTAVPARREEACYVLSKLEAALSRALNTSSSETEHAQPPSPAVAASERCSWLVPLVRTLLDRAYGPLGLQWGLPSLPPTNGSPTFFEDFQAFCATPEWRHFIDKQVQPTMSKFEMDTYAKSHDLMSGFWNACYDMLMSSGQRQRRERIQSRRAFQELVLEPAQRRARLEGLRYAAVLKQQAAQHSTALLHWGALWRQLSSPCGAWALRVPPAPHWKLSNAETYSRMRLKLVPNHHFDPHLEASALRDNLGEAPMTPTEEASLPLAVTKEAKISTPPEELLEDQLGEDELAVPESLMEAVELDKQHEKLLLSAECQLVTVVAVVPGLLEVTTQHVYFYDGSTERVETEEGIGHDFRRPLAQLREVHLRRFNLRRSALELFFIDQSNYFLNFPCKVSGSSASSPCQTPRPQPYPISPHTQVRNQVYSWLLRLRPHTQDYLSSRSPQEMLRASGLTQKWVQREISNFEYLMQLNTIAGRTYNDLSQYPVFPWVLQDYVSPVLDLSNPAVFRDLSKPIGVVNPKHAQLVREKYESFEDPAGTIDKFHYGTHYSNAAGVMHYLIRVEPFTSLHVQLQSGRFDCSDRQFHSVAAAWQARLESPADVKELIPEFFYFPDFLENQNGFDLGCLQLTNEKVDDVVLPPWASSPEDFIQQHRRALESEYVSTHLHEWIDLIFGYKQRGPAAEEALNVFYYCTYEGAVDLDHVTDERERKALEGIISNFGQTPCQLLKEPHPPRLSAEEAASRLARPDANSPSVFQNLYQLKAFFAEVVSEGVPVVLALVPHRQSHSFITQGSSDLLVTVSANGLLGTHSWLPYDRNINNYFTFSKDPSMGNPKMQKLLSGPWVQGSGISGQALAVAPDGKLLFSGGHWDGSLRVTGLPRGKLLNQLNQHLDIVTCLALDTCGIYLISGSRDTTCMVWRLLQQGGLSVGLAPKPVQVLYGHEAAVSCVAISTELDMAVSGSEDGTVIIHTVRRGQFVAALRPPGATLPGPISHLALGSEGQIVVQSCACERPGAQVTYSLHLYSVNGRLRASLPLPEQPTALTVAGDFVLLGTIQCSLHIFHLNKLQPAVSPLPMKVPVRSVSVTKERSHVLVGLEDGKLIVVGAGQPSEVRSSQFARKLWRSSRRISQVSSGETEYKPGETQTR; from the exons ATGGAACCGGCTTTGGGACCCGGGGTCCAG AAGGACCTTGGCTACCTGCAGCAATGGCTGAAGGCCTTTGTGGGTGCCTTCGAGAAGAGTATCTCATTATCTTCTCTGGAACCTCGAAG GCCAGAGGAGACAGGTGCGGAAGTCCCTCTGCTACCCCTAGATGCTCTCCATTCGCTAGCCGAGCAGCTGGACCAGGACGACCTGGAACAGGCCCTGCTGTTGTTGAAGCTCTTCATCATTCTCTGCAG GAACCTGGAGAATGTAGAGGCTGGTTGGGGCCAGGTCCTGGTGCCCCGAGTGCTGGCACTGCTCACTGGGCTGATGGCTGAG CTGAAAGGACCCCCATCATCAAAGGAGGGCCATGAGACCCAGCTGGAGAATGTGGCCCTGCATGCTCTGCTCCTCTGTGAGGAGCTCTTTGACCCCTACCAGACCTGGCGGCGCCAGCACAGTGG ggaagTCATCAGCTCCAAGGAGAAGAACAAATACAAGTTCCCTCCAACCGCTTTGCCCTGTGAATTCGGAGCCTTCTTCCAAG AGAGCCTGCAGGATGCAGACCGTTTGCCTCCCACCTTGCTGTTGCGGCTCATCCACCTCTTTGGCGCTGTCCTTGCAGGAGGAAAG GAGAACGGACAGGTGGCTGTGAGCGCTGGCTCTGTGCAGGGACTGCTAGGTGTGGTGCGGAGCTGGGGCCGTGACCCAGCCCAGGTACCACTAGCTCTGAAAGCACTGGTGGGGGCAGTGCATGTCCTGCACGCAAGCCGGGCACCACCCCGAGGACCAGAACTCCGAGCCCTGCTTGAGGGCTACTTCCACATTCTTaatgctgactggccagctaGTCCAAGTTCAGGCCCCGAAGAGGCCCATGTCACCCTGCGGGTCAGCATGCTCG ATGCCATCCCCATGATGCTGGCATGCGAGGACCGGCCAGTGCTACAAGCCACCTTCCTTAGCAACAATTGCTTTGAACATCTTATTCGCCTCATCCAGAACAGCAAG GTGCTGGACCAGGACACAGATGCCATTGCCGTCCACGTGGTCAGAGTGCTGACCTGCATCATGAGTGGCTCCCCGTCGGCCAAG GAAGTGTTCAAGGAACGCATTGGCTACCAGCACCTGCAGGAGGTCCTGCAGAGCCATGGGCCCCCCACCCAAAGACTGTTGCAAGAACTGCTCAACATG GCTGTGGAGGGTGACCACAGCATGCACCCGCCTCCACCAATCTGCAATGAACAGCCAGTGTTGGTGCTGATGCAATGGCTACCGGCATTGCCCACAGCTGAGCTGCGCCTCTTCCTGGCACAACGGCTGTGGTGGCTCTGTGACAGCTGCCCTGCCAGCCGTGTCACCTGTGTGCAAGCAGGCCTAGTGGGCTACCTGCTAGAGACACTTGGCACAGGGATAGCCCTGGGAGTCCGCTGCCAGGAGCAGCTGTTAGCATTGCTGCAGGCTCTGGGCCGAGTGTCTCTAAGGCCATTGGAGCTGCGTCGTCTGCTGCGCCCCCCACCAGGACTGGACTCAGAGTCAGAGGGAACTGAATCTCAGAAGGCTCGGCATGCAGGTGCCATCATCCGAGCACTGTCAGGCATGGCCCGGCACCGGGGTCCTGCACGTGCCCTGCGCTACTTTGACCTCACACCTAGCATGGCAGGCATCATGGTACCACCTGTGCAGCGATGGCCGGGACCTGGCTTTACCTtccatgcctggctctgtctGCACTCCACAGAGACAGCTTCTACCTCAGCTCCCAGCCGACCCCTCCAGCGAAAACAACTGTACAG CTTCTTCACCAGCAATGGCTCAGGGTTTGAGGCCTTCTTCACGGCAGCTGGGACCCTGGTTGTAGCCGTGTGCACACGGAAGGAGTACATAACCATGAGCTTGCCCGAAGTGTCCTTCGCTGATTCTGCCTGG CACTGTGTGGCCATTGTGCATGTGCCTGGGCGCCGGCTCTTCAGTCAGAACCTGGTCAGTGTCTACAAAGATGGTCATCTGGTCAAGACAGCACCTCTTCACTTCCCATCCCTCAGTGAG CCTTTCTCCTCCTGCTGTATTGGTTCTGCTGGGCACCGCACAACGACGACCACCACAGGGCTCCCCACTGCCTTGTCTCACACTCACCCCTCCCTCACCCGCTCCCAGTCAGTCCCAGCCTCCACGGACTTGGGCTGGGGGCCTGGGCTGGGGGCCCCTCTGCAGGAGGGCAGCGTCAGCTCCACCCTTGCAGGCACCCAGGACACTCGGTGGGGAAGCCCCACATCTCTGGAGGGGGAGCTGGGAACTGTGGCCATCTTCCATGAAGCCCTGCAGGCATCTGCcctgcaggtcctgcatgtcctgG GGCCCAATGAGCCAGCACCCTTCAAGCCTGAGGGTGAACTACACGAGCTTGGTGCCAAGCTGCTCCTCCATTATTCGCCTCAG GCCTGTAAGAGCAACATCTGCCTGGACCTGTCCCCTGGCCATGGGCTGGATGGCCGCCTGACGGGACATAGGGTGGAGACGTGGGACGTGAAG gatGTGGTGAACTGTGTAGGGGGCATGGGTGCCCTGCTGCCCTTGCTGGAGCGAGTAGCTGTGCAGCCCCAAGAGGCCGAAGCAGGTCCAGGTGAAACACATGACCTTGTGGGACCTGAACTGACCTCAGGCCTTAACACTCAGGGCCTGCTTCTCCCCCTGGGCAAGTCTTCAG AGGAACGGATGGAGAGGAATGCAGTGGCTGCCTTTCTCCTGATGCTTCGGAACTTCCTGCAGGGCCACACTGTGAATCAGGAGAGCCTGGTGCAATGCCAGGGGCCTGCCATCATAGGGGCCCTCCTGCGCAAG GTCCCCAGCTGGGCCATGGATATGAACGTGCTCATGTCTGCCCAGCTGCTGATGGAGCAGGTGGCGGCTGAGAGTAGCGGGCCCCTCCTCTACCTGCTCTACCAACATTTGCTCTTCAACTTTCACCTCTGGACCCTCAGTGACTTTGCTGTGCGCCTGG GTCACATCCAGTACATGTCCAGCATAGTCCGTGAGCACAGACAGAAGCTTCGGAAGAAGTATGGAGTCCAGTTCATCCTCGATGCTCTGCGCACACACTACAG CCCACAGCGGGAGCGCCCCCTCGCGGCCGACGACCTGCGCACAGTACAGACATCCCTTTTGGGTCTGGCACGTGAGTTCCTGGTTCGCAGCTTCTCAGTGGATGACATGCAGGTTGTGTTGAGCTTTTTGACAGCCACCAGTGATGATAGCCAG GTGGTAGGCACACTGGACTTGTTGCTGGCCCTGCTTTACGGTTCTCCAGCACAAGAGCCCTTGGCCATCTTCCTGTTAGAGCCAGGGAACCTCGAGGTGCTGTTCACTCTGTTGGTGCGGCCAAGATCACCGCCTCTTTTGACCGACAGAGTCTTCAAG ATCTTGCGAAGACTGCAGCAAAATGAACGGTTACCTGAGCGGAACCGCCAGAGGCTCCGGCTGAGAAACTGTGGTCTCCAGGGTCTTGTTGCCAGCTTGACCGAGGGTACCATCTCTCCCCAGCTCTGCCAGGGCCTCTATAAGCTGTTTATAGGAGCAG CCCCTCAGGTTGCATCCCCGGATTGCCTGAACCTCTCAGATTTATTGGCTGTGGTACAGCTGTccctccaggctgacctcagcgTCCGCCTGGACATCTGTCGTCAG CTCTTCCACCTCATCTACGGACAGCCAGAAGTAGTGCGGCTACTGGCCCGACAAGCTGGTTGGCAGGATATGCTGACCCGCCTGTATGTCCTGGAGGCTGCCACAGCCAGCAGTCCCCCGCGCTCTCTCCCAGAGCTGCCCACCTCCCTAGAGCCAGCCCTGTCCCCCTCACCCACCGAGTTGCCTGCTGAATCTTCTGACGTCTTCCTACCTTCAGAGCCCGCGTGCCCTGACCCAGATGCCTTTTACCATGCCCTCTCCCCATTCAGTACGCCCTTTGACCTGGGCTTGGAACGGGCCAGTGTGGGCTCGGGCAATACTGCTGGCGGTGGCAGCAGCAGTGGAACAATtactccagccagccagcctggcacACCTTCCCCGCTTGATGGGCCGCGGCCCTTCCCTACTGCCCAAGGCCGCCACAGCTCCAGTCTCTCCAATGTGCTAGAGGACGGCAGCCTGCTAGAACCCACCGTCAGTGGGGACGACACCTCTAACACAAGCAACCCCCAG CAAACCCCTGAAGAGGAGCTGTGCAACTTGCTCACCAATGTGCTGTTCTCAGTGACGTGGCGCGGCGTGGAGGGCAGCGATGAGGCTGCTTGGCGGGAACGTGGCCAGGTCTTCTCCGTTCTTACCCAGCTGGGGGCCTCTTCCACACTTGTGCGCCCACCAGACTGCATCAAGCGCAG CCTCCTAGAGATGATGTTGGAATCAGCCCTGACCGACATCAAGGAGGCTCCTCCAGGAGGCCTGGCCAACCTTACCCTCCAGGCACTGTGGCTGCTCCGCCTGCTCCAGGATTTCCTATGCGCTGAGGGCCATGGTAATCAGGAGCTATGGAGTGAAAAG CTCTTTGAAGGTGTGTGCAACCTTCTTGATCGCCTGGGCGCCTGGCCACATCTCGCCAATAGCATGGCAGAACTCCGTGAGATGGCACAGATTGGCTTACGTCTTGTGCTTGGCTATATCCTGCTGGAGGACCCACAG CTGCATGCCCAGGCCTATGTGAAGCTGCATACACTACTGCAGACTGCAGTGCCAGCCCGCCGTGAAGAGGCATGCTATGTCCTCTCCAAGCTGGAGGCCGCACTCAGCCGGGCACTGAACACCTCCTCCTCTGAGACCGAGCATGCACAGCCTCCATCTCCAGCTGTGGCAGCCTCTGAGCGCTGTTCGTGGTTGGTGCCACTGGTCCGCACACTGCTGGACCGTGCTTACggtcccctgggactgcagtGGGGGCTGCCCTCCTTACCGCCCACCAATGGAAGTCCCACCTTCTTTGAGGACTTCCAGGCTTTCTGTGCCACACCTGAATGGCGCCACTTCATCGACAAGCAG GTACAGCCCACCATGTCAAAGTTTGAAATGGACACATATGCTAAGAGCCATGACCTCATGTCCGGCTTCTGGAATGCCTGCTATGACATGCTTATGAGCAGTGGGCAGCGGCAGCGGCGGGAACGCATTCAGAGTCGAAGGGCCTTCCAG GAGCTGGTCCTGGAACCCGCCCAGCGCAGGGCTCGCCTGGAGGGGCTGCGCTATGCAGCGGTGCTCAAACAGCAGGCAGCACAGCACTCCACGGCCCTGCTGCACTGGGGGGCACTGTGGCGCCAGCTTTCCAGCCCCTGTGGGGCCTGGGCACTAAG GGTCCCTCCAGCTCCCCACTGGAAGCTGTCTAATGCAGAGACATACTCACGAATGCGACTAAAACTGGTACCCAATCATCACTTTGACCCTCACTTAGAAGCCAGTGCCCTGCGAGACAATTTAG GTGAAGCCCCCATGACACCCACTGAAGAGGCCTCACTGCCCCTGGCAGTGACCAAAGAGGCCAAAATCAGCACCCCTCCAGAGGAGCTGCTCGAAGACCAATTAGGGGAGGATGAACTGGCAGTGCCGGAGAGCCT GATGGAGGCGGTGGAGCTGGATAAGCAGCATGAGAAGTTGCTCCTATCAGCTGAGTGCCAGCTCGTCACAGTAGTGGCCGTGGTCCCCGGACTGTTAGAGGTCACCACGCAGCATGTGTATTTCTACGATGGCAGCACGGAACGTGTGGAAACTGAGGAAG GCATCGGCCATGATTTTCGGCGCCCCTTGGCTCAGCTGCGTGAGGTCCACCTGCGGCGTTTCAACCTGAGGCGTTCGGCGCTGGAACTCTTCTTTATTGATCAGTCCAACTACTTCCTCAACTTCCCATGCAAGGTGTCCGGGTCCTCAGCTTCATCTCCTTGCCAGACTCCTAGGCCCCAGCCTTATCCCATCTCACCCCACACCCAGGTACGGAACCAGGTGTACTCGTGGCTCCTGCGCTTACGGCCACACACCCAAGACTACCTAAGCAGCCGCTCCCCCCAGGAGATGCTTCGTGCCTCAGGACTTACTCAG AAATGGGTACAGCGAGAGATATCCAACTTTGAATACTTGATGCAACTCAACACAATCGCAGGACGCACCTATAATGACCTGTCTCAGTACCCTGTG TTCCCCTGGGTCTTGCAGGACTACGTGTCCCCAGTCTTGGACCTCAGCAATCCAGCTGTCTTCCGGGACCTGTCCAAACCCATCGGTGTGGTGAACCCCAAGCATGCCCAGCTCGTGAGGGAGAA ATATGAGAGCTTTGAGGACCCAGCAGGTACAATCGACAAGTTCCACTACGGTACCCACTATTCCAACGCAGCAGGCGTGATGCACTACCTCATCCGCGTGGAGCCCTTCACCTCCCTGCACGTCCAGCTCCAGAGTGGCCG GTTCGACTGCTCTGACCGGCAGTTCCACTCAGTGGCAGCAGCTTGGCAGGCACGCCTGGAGAGCCCCGCAGACGTGAAGGAGCTCATCCCAGAGTTCTTCTACTTTCCCGACTTCCTGGAGAACCAGAATG GTTTTGATCTGGGCTGCCTCCAGTTGACCAATGAGAAAGTGGATGATGTGGTGCTGCCCCCGTGGGCCAGCAGTCCAGAGGATTTCATCCAACAGCATCGCCGGGCTCTG GAGTCGGAGTATGTGTCCACCCACCTGCATGAGTGGATCGACCTCATCTTCGGCTATAAGCAGCGGGGTCCAGCAGCTGAGGAGGCCCTCAATGTCTTCTATTACTGTACCTATGAAG GGGCTGTAGACCTGGACCATGTGACAGATGAACGGGAACGAAAGGCTCTGGAAGGCATCATCAGCAACTTTGGGCAGACTCCCTGTCAGCTGCTAAAG GAGCCACACCCACCACGGCTCTCTGCTGAGGAAGCGGCCAGTCGCCTCGCTCGTCCGGACGCTAACTCACCTAGTGTCTTCCAGAACCTGTACCAGCTCAAGGCCTTTTTTGCTGAG GTTGTCAGTGAAGGGGTACCTGTAGTGTTAGCTCTGGTACCCCACCGGCAGTCCCACTCCTTCATCACCCAGGGCTCCTCGGACCTGTTG GTGACTGTGAGTGCCAACGGGCTGCTGGGCACTCACAGCTGGTTGCCCTATGACCGAAACATCAATAACTACTTCACCTTCAGCAAAGATCCCAGCATGGGGAACCCCAA GATGCAGAAACTACTGAGTGGGCCGTGGGTGCAAGGCAGTGGCATTAGTGGGCAAGCACTGGCAGTGGCCCCCGACGGAAAGCTGCTCTTCAGTGGTGGTCACTGGGATGGCAGCCTACGTGTAACTGGACTACCCCGTGGCAAACTGTTGAACCAGCTAAACCAACACCTTG ATATAGTGACCTGCCTTGCACTGGACACCTGTGGCATCTACCTCATCTCAGGCTCCCGGGACACCACGTGCATGGTGTGGCGTCTTCTGCAGCAG GGTGGTTTGTCGGTAGGGCTGGCACCAAAGCCTGTGCAGGTTTTATATGGTCATGAGGCTGCAGTGAGCTGTGTGGCCATCAGCACTGAACTTGACATGGCTGTGTCTGGATCCgag GATGGAACCGTGATCATCCACACTGTACGCCGAGGTCAGTTTGTGGCAGCATTAAGGCCTCCAGGTGCCACACTGCCTGGACCTATATCACATCTGGCCCTGGGGTCTGAAGGCCAGATTGTTGTACAGAGTTGTGCTTGTGAACGCCCCGGGGCCCAG gTCACCTACTCCTTGCACCTGTACTCAGTTAATGGGAGGTTGCGGGCTTCATTGCCCCTGCCAGAGCAGCCTACGGCCCTGACAGTGGCAGGAGACTTTGTTCTGCTGGGCACCATCCAGTGCTCTCTGCACATCTTCCATCTGAACAA ACTGCAGCCTGCTGTGTCTCCCCTGCCCATGAAAGTGCCAGTGCGCAGTGTGTCCGTGACCAAGGAGCGTAGCCACGTGCTGGTGGGCCTGGAGGATGGCAAACTGATCGTTGTGGGCGCCGGGCAGCCTTCTGAG GTGCGCAGCAGCCAGTTTGCGCGGAAGCTGTGGCGCTCCTCGCGGCGCATCTCTCAGGTGTCCTCTGGGGAGACCGAGTACAAGCCCGGCGAGACTCAGACTCGCTGA